Genomic window (Desulfofundulus luciae):
TCAGAAACCTGCTGTAGCCACTGTTTGACAGCATTGATTTAAGACCTTTTTCGTTGAGCTGTTTTTCCAATTTCTTGACAATCTCTTCCCGGGCTTTTCGGTCGTGTTCAGCCTCCATTGGGTTATAGCAGATAATGTAACGATTGGCATCATGCCAGACTTCTTTTACTTTCAAGTTCTCGGCTACTTCTTTATAACGGCCGCCCGTTTTCAACACTTCCGCAACCGCCTGCATCCGGCGCATTTTTACGCCGACGATATATTCGATATGTTCTTTATCCAGCTCATCCAGAAGTGTTGGGCTAACCATTCCCCGGTCGGCTACGAAGATTACCCGCCGGAGTAGAAACCGTGTTCGGGTATCATGGATGGCCTTCTTGAAGGTCTCGATGTCGGCAGTATTACCGGGAAAAACCTGGTGAGCCACCGGTATTCCTTCCCGGGTCATAAGCACACCCACAATAATCTGCACCCGGTCGGAGCGGTGGTCTTTGGAATACCCGTATTCCGCCAGACCTTCGGGACCATTTCCAGTGAAGTAGGTGGAGGTGGTGTCCCAGAAAACCAGATCCAGTTCCAGGTTAAATAGATTTTTCGTTTGCTCAAATAACTCCAGTTCAATGGTTTCCTTATGTAAGATGAGAAAATCCAGTGCCCGGTAAAAATGGTGTAACTCCAGTTCCTTAAAGGCGGGCCGGTAGATCTCGTTGACCCATTCGTTGACCGCCCGCTTGGACAATGGGTCACTGATACGGTTTAGGACCATGGCGTATATGGCTTCATCAAGAGGGCTGGTTATTTCTGTTTTATCAAGAAGGTTTTTGATAATGGCAGCCAGCCCCAGCTTTTCCCACAGGTGCCGGAAGATCAGCTCGGTACCCCATTCTTTTGCCTCTAAAACCATGAGCCTGGCGGCTTCAGCTTGAACCCACCTCTTTTTGGAGAATTTAGCCAGGCTTTCAATTAAACGGTCGAGGCTACCCGACTGGGCATCTTCAATGCGGCCCAGGTTAGCAACAACTCTCTGGCGTACTTTACCGTTTTCGCGAACACCTTCAACTATTTGCAAGTACGTCCTTTTAGTGCCATCTTTATTGGCGAAGGTTTTTGTCCTGACAAACATAGCATAATCATTATAACATGGCAATATTGGATATTCAAAGACAGCAAATGGTATACGTGGCACAACATTTTTTGATATTCCCAATATACATCCTTGATTTTACTGGGTTTTTAAGAGTTGATGGAGCCTAAAACCGGCTTTTACTGTCAAAGTTGAGCCAAACAACCTGACCCCGGAGAGGAAGAATAAGTAGTAAGTAAAAGCCCTGGGTGAATGGCCCAGGGCTTCCCTGTTTATCCCGGCTGTACTGCTCCCGTTTCTTAGTCCGGCCAATAACAGGTCCAAATACAAAGAAGAATAGATCCTGCGGACCGGAGTTCAGGTTTCCTTTTGCCGGCTCCGCCGGTAGACCAGGCCCGAAGCCACGGCCACCAGTTCCCCCCGCTGGTTCTCCACGGTGATCCGGTACAGCCCCGTATGGCGGGTTAAATTTTCCTCCCGGGCGGTGGCCACCAGTTCATCCCCGGGAGCACTTTTCTTTAAATAGCTGATGTTCATATTTATACCCACGGCGGGCACGCCCCGGGAATTACTGGCGGTACCAAAGGCCACATCGGCCACGGTAAAAATGACCCCGCCGTGGGTAATGCCGTGGATATTGGTCATCTGCTCCGTCACCTTCAGCCTGACCCGGGAATAACCGGGCTTAAGCTCCACTATTTCTACCCCCAGCAACCTGGGGAAAGGATCATTTAAAAGCCACTCTTTTAACTCCTCGGACAGGGTGACATGCTCATCACTCATCCTATCTCCCCCGTTTTTGTTTTCAGTTTCCCCAGGGGAGGCATATTTTCCTGCCGTCAAAAAGAAAAGCCCCGGTGACCGGGATACCTTAATTTTTCAACGCTGTTTGCCAGGGGAACCCACCCGTTGATTTCCATGAACAAGTGTGCTAAAAAGCCAAGTACTTGAAGGAACGAATTTTTTAATTTTGTTTTAAAAGAAACCTTATTTTTTCCGAAATGTCTGGTTTTATAGTCCAATTATTGTAGTGAAGGTCCCAAAACATGGTTAAACTATTAATTATTTCTCTGCCCTCCTTACCATATTTTTCAAGTAGGCTAAAGCAGGGATCCGGTCCCAGTAAACCCATTAAGTATATTAACCACTTTCGTTGCTCACTATTTGCCTTTTTGAACACAAACTCTATAATCTGAGAAATATAACTAACCCCATGAAGCATTAAAATAGTTATTATTGCGGCAGACCTTCGAATATTTGTCCCGATCGCATTCAATATCACTTCGAGATTGTCATTGTTTGTTAGCCTAGAACATGCAATTATTGCGTGCAAAGCAACATCTAATACTTCATCATCAATGTAAGTAATCAAACGATCTATTATGTCTCTATACTGGTACGCCAAGCCCCAAATTGCTGCAGCCCGTAGCTCACCAGAGCAACCTTTGTTATCAGCTATGGAAAATAACAACCTTTTTGCCCTAGGATCATTAAGTTCACCAAGTAACAAAACGGCTTCCATTTGTAAGGAAAGATTATTATGTTGGTTAATCAATTCCTGTAATATTTTCCATCCAGAAGAACAATTAAGGCGCGCTAAGGAACCAGCAGCTTCAAGTCTTATTAACTCGTCTGGATAACTGTGTGCTATGTCAATTAGCAAAGGAATCGATTCTTTAGAGTCCTCTATCAAAAAACCTAGCGCCTTAACAGCGCAATAAACAGTTTCACGATTGTCAGAGCTTAAATCCGAGAGAAAATTGTACCTGCAATCTCTTGCGGGGCAATATCCTTCCTGTTTTAAAGGGATTACCGAAGCAATTATAGAAGCATTTGCTTTTATTAAATCACCGGTTTTAACATGTACATAATAATTCTTACGAATTTTATAGGTATAGCGACGTCCATTAGCTTTCATACATCGAACCATATGTTGCCCTGCATCAATAACTTTTGCATCAAAAGATGGAATGCTAGACGGCCAAGTGCGATCTCTCTCAGCTCCTTCATCTGCACTTTTAGGTTTTCCTAAAACAGATTTATTTATTGCTCCTCTTAGATCTCCAATTGTATATAGGTTAACAATATCAGAAGCTACCCATTCATCATCTGCATTTTTATAACAGTAAACAAATGCTACCAAATCGTTATCTCTTAAAGCGAAATCCCACTGCCTATCGGGTTTGGACGGCGAATCAGACATAGTAATAGCTAACTTTGACTTAGCTCGAGACTCAACTCTCTGTCCGCACCTTAAGCATAGCAAGTCTGGAATCCTAAGACGTTTAACCTTAGTTGTCCAGATTTTGTTGCGTGTTGAATACCGTTCAAGTTCAATAATTTTATGTCCACGATTAGTTAGAAACTCAATTACCCTTTGCGTTCCAACAGATCCCATAGTTACTTTCTCTAAAAAGCTATAATCGGACTTGAAGGACATATAAACCACATTCCTTTACTTGCATACACTTTATGCTATGGCAATAAATCTTTTGGTCTAACCCCAAGAGCTCGTGAGATCTTTTGTATATTGATTATGGATATATTTCGTTCACCTCTTTCAATTGAACTTATATAAGTTCGATGGAGACCACTTTTGAAGGCAAGCTCTTCCTGCGACATACCCAATGCTAACCGAATTTCTTTAATTCGCATGCCAACAGCAACTTTAATATCATCGGTCATAATTACACTTCCATCCTTACATCTTCAAAACCTCAATGTTGAATTAGTGTTATCCATCACAATTTTAGGTGTTTTGGGTTTATAGAAAATACGGTAACCCGAGCGTGATTAACAACCTCGGTCTCCACCGTGGTACGAAGCGAGACGCGCCAACTGGCTTAACCATCTCATTCAAATATTTCTTTAAGTTCAATTCCATATATTAACATGATCTTTTTAGTTAGTGGATGCGGAAGTAAAACGTAAAATTGTATCACTTGACAAGAATATATCTACGTGTATATAATAAGTCTACAGACTATGAGTAACATTTGACTTCTTATTAGCGGGTAATATATGTCTTTATCCCAAAGAGCTTTCAGCCGATGCCGGCTACTTTTTAGTGAATGTCTTAAAAACCACAACCTGTGTATAAAGACAGAATCCCAGTGACTGCTCCGCGGACGGGAATTGTTTCGCAGGGGTAGCTGTTTTTGTGCCTTGCTTACAATATTAAGCTGTTTGGAAATAAAGAGAAGGTAATATGGTCTTTCAACTAAACCTGGTTCCCTGATTCGTTACAAGGAATCATTGCTGCACATGAACAATTGGTATAAATTGGTTTCCATCTAGATATGGTTTCTCTAGCTTCTAGGTAGGCTGCTAGCTTTACGAAAGGAGTTTTGATCTATTATGAACCATCTTCCAGCTTATACAACTGATTTTGGTGAGATGTATTGTGGGGACGCCATGGAACTATTTGATATATTAGATGATGGATCTGTAAATTTGGCCATTACTTCACCCCCCTTCGCTCTACTACGAAAAAAAGACTATGGTAATAAGGACCAAGACGAATATGTCGACTGGTTGGCTGAGTTTGCCCTTAAGCTCAAACCAAAACTCGCAAATGATGGTAGCTTTGTATTGGATTTAGGAGGAGCCTACAAGAAGGGGCTACCTGTCAGATCTTTATATAATTACAAAGTGATGATAAAACTTTGCGAGGAAATTGGCTACTATTTAGCCGAAGAATTCTTTTGGTTTAATCCATCTAAGTTACCCTCACCAATTGAATGGGTAAATAAGCGGAAGATTCGAGTAAAAGATGCTGTAAATACTGTATGGTGGTTTTCAAAAACCGAATACCCCAAAGCAAACGTAACCAATGTTTTAGTTCCATACTCAGAGAGGATGAAAAAACTACTTAAAGATCAAAACAAATATTATAGCCCTAAAGAACGCCCTTCCGGACATGATATTTCTTTAGCTTTTGGAATAGATAATGGCGGAGCTATACCATCAAATTTACTTCAAATACCAAATACTGAAAGCAATTCTAAATATCTAAGATGCTGTAAACTCCTTAATATAAAAGGGCACCCTGCACGCTTTCCTAAAGGGTTACCAGAGTTTTTTATAAAGTTTTTAACTGAACCTGGAGATCTTGTCTTGGACTTCTTTGCTGGTTCTAATACTACTGGTCAGGCAGCGGAAGAGTTAGGTCGAAGATGGATTTCCTTTGAAATAGAACCGCATTATGTTGCTACCTCAAGCTTTAGATTTTTGCCAGACATTGAAAAAGCCGCTGAAATTTACACAAGCCTACTCAATGGTACTAGGAACCTCAACCTGTCAGTGACTACTCAATGGATGTCGCTGTTTAGTAAAAGAATGTAAAATATTGTGCTTCTAACATTTTCATAAATTACAATTATATGGAAAGGTGGTCATATAACCAATATTTTATTTTTATACTTTATAGTTATGTGGCCTTTCTCATATGAAGCAGCTCGAGGGCTTTCTTCTGACCCTCACTTGTGAGGATCCATACACCCTTAATTGAATTATCAATAGCTCCTTTTTGAACCAGATCTTGCTTTGCACATCTTACGCGATTTTGCCACTTATATGTAGAACCATAAACTTTATAATACAGAGCCGCCTCACTCAATTCAGGAAAATGGGTAGCAACTTTTCCATATATTTCTTTAGGTTTTGCTACTCCCCCAGCTTTGTATAACTCAACTAAAAGAGCTTTTATGATTTGTCCTTGCCTTGGATACCACATATTACCATATTCTCTCCTTTCCTCATTTTTTATAGATATTTTGCCCAAACTTACTAAAATATACACCTAGTATCAGCAGAAGCTTTCCGCTAGCTATAGTCAGTCCCTTGCACTCAAGAAATTTTGCAAATAAAAATTGAACATTAGAAACACAGCACTGAAAATAGAAAGCATTCCAGAAACCTCAAATAATTCTTCTATGAATTGCTCTATTAGTTGAATATCAATACCAAACCCTTCATAATTAAATGAGTCCATAAGAATTGCTATTATTGCAAAACAAAGCCCTCCTACAAACCAGCAGTAAGCCGACCTTCTTTCACTAAACAAGCGAATTAATTTTATGCTAAATAAGAGACCTAAAATTAAAATAATTAATAGGACAAAATCTCCATCTCTCGTCCAAAAAAATAATGGCATTTTTATATTATGTGGCACAAGAAAAAACATCGCGCACCATTTCATGTATCTCAAATTCTTCATCAATAGTTAAATAAAGAAATCCTAAACAAAATAGCAACCAATTTCTTTTTTTGCATCCTCTAAACTCAGAATGCTGTTCAGTAAATATTTTGTCAACCAGATATCGGCTTGTGATTCATCTTCCTCTAAATAGCTCCTGTAAAGAACAACATAGTTCTCTATGACCGTTTCATCAAGACTAATACCCTGGATAGCCAATCTGCGAGCAGTATCTTTATCACCTGCCTCAAGGTAGTAGCTTGCTATCTCAGCAAGTAAGGCGGCGTCTTTTATATCTTCAATTTTTAAATCTTTTAGAGCGTTAAACCCCTTTTCTTTGTTACCAACTTTCAAGTAAGCCTGGGCTGCAATCAGTCTAACTTTGGGACTGGCTTTTACATCGTTTGCCAATTTCTCGTATTGTTCAATGATTTCATCAAATTTGCCCATCTTATATAATCCATAAATTTTTATAATTTGACCCGGAATGTACAGTCCTTGTTGTACGAACTGATCACCGAGGGCCACAAACTCCGTCCAGCGGTTGGAGTAGATCTCTACCAGCAGTTTATAGGATACTGACTGATTAGGCTCTATAGTCAGTGACTTGTTTATAGCTTCCAGTGCTTTTTGACTATACCCGCTTTTCAAATACATTTCCGCCAACAGAGCCTGGCTTTTGTATTGTTCAGCATTTGACAATACTGCTCTCTCTAGTAAGGCCACTGCTTCATTTTGCCTGTTCATAATAATTAGAAGTTTGGCATAAGCCTGGTATGCAGGAAGATACTTTGCGTCCAAGGAAATTATCTCCTTATATATGGCTTCCGCCTGGTCTTTTTTATTCAAATCAATCATCAAACCAGCTAGAGCCAGTTTTAACGGCTTAGCGTCAGGAACTTGTTTTAAGCCGTTCTGCAGGGCCTGTTCCGCCTGGTCCATTTTCCCCTGCATCGAGTAGGCAATGCTCATGCCTTTGTAGGCGAGGACGTTTTTCCGGTCGATTTTTATTACTTCCTGGTAAGCCAGGACAGCTTCCTCAAATTTATTTTCGCTAAGGTATTTTACAGCCAATTCAAGTTGCTTGCTTATTTTAGCATTGGCTCCACTCTGGCCGCAGCCTGTGAAAAGCGCGGCAATAATTATGATTAAGGTAGCCATAAAAGGAAATTTTCTAAGCTTGTTCAATAAAATCACTCCTGATTGCTAATGATTATTAAGGCAGTATAAAAAGCCTGGGCAAAGAAAGTTAAAAGTAATTAAACCATCAGAACTATTTTCTACAACTTCAATACTGCCAAGAAATATAGCTTTAGGTAAACTAATAAACATATGCAACCAGCCACTTGCCATTAATGTTTATAAGTTCAATCGTGCAAAGATGACCACTCGCACCTGATACTTCCACCATAGCTTCCTTATTAGTTCTCCTGATAACTTTATAATTAAAATTTCTGTCCTTGGTCATGCTAAGTCCAAGTACCATTACACCACTGTTCCATGCTTGAGCAACATCATCACCGGCACATAACCTTGTAACGCTTTTATCTCCCTTAATAACACCTTCGACAAAAGCTTTTGCCACAGTCTCAGGAGATGAAGTCAACAGGAAACCGCCTTTCCCCAGTGATAAATACAAAGCTATCCCAATTATCAACACCAACACAGAAGCAACAATTATTTTTACATGGGATTCAGTTAATTTTTGTCTTTGGGATTTACTGACCTGACTTAAGTTCAGAGGTTTTCCACAATTTCCACAAAATTTGGTTCCTGATTCTATTTTTGTACCGCATTCAGGGCAATAGAACATTTCTTATCCTCCTCGTATAAAATAAAATTTACCTAACTTGAGAGCTGCTAAGCCTTATAGCTGTAATGTTTACAGCCATTTAAAAAAGTCTCAAAATTGCCCTTTGGCAATGTTTACAGCTCAGGGTTTTCCCAGCTTAATGCTTTTACATGGCATAGGGGAAGTACACTCCTCCTTGTTGCACCTTAGGTGACTGACGCTACAGGGAAAAAGAAAATAATAGGTATAAACTCTAGAATCGCACTGATTATTTAGCAGTCACCCCCCCCCGGATTAGCTATATTCTCAGCCTGTAGACCCACCCCCTTTCAAACTATTTTTTTACCGTTTCGGATTACCCAGTAAATCTTTAATTCTTCTTCACCAACAATTTGCCACTTGCCATTTATATTTTTCAATTTAAGCTGCTGTAGCACTTCCCCTGAAAATGTTTCTCTTCCTTTTGCATCCCATTTTTTGTTAAATACAGCATAAGCAATGCCGTTATTTTCTATATTTATTTGCAGATCAGAAATACTCATATCAATTACATCAAATTTAGCCATTGTTTCTTCCTTGTCCTTGTAAACATCGACCTTTGATAAGTTAGGCGACGTATAATACAATTCCAAAACATCAGCATAGAAATCCATGTGTCTAATAAGGTTTTTTTCCCTGATAGTGTTGACCCAATTATATACAATGTCACTTATTTCCTGTTTTTTCTTATCAAGGTCATCATTTAACCCTATTTCCGGCAGCTCAGTCTCTGACTTAACCTCAATCATTATCGGCAATGACTTGCCTGTATTACCGCAGCGGTCCCGGGCCACTGCACAAAAGGTGTATTTTCCCTCCTTACTCGTTTCCCATTGATAAATCAGGGTATTGGAGTTTTCCGTAGCCTTAGTTGGAACCCCATTGATTAAAAGGTCAATTTTCTTGATTACGCGATTATCCCTGGCCTTGATTTCAATTAATTCCTGGACAGGTTCACCGGAGGAACTCAGGGTCAGCACTTTGTTCCAGGCAGGGGCAGATATACTCACCTCGGGAGGTTGCTTATCGAGCACATAACCCTGCAGGTAAGCATAAGCGGCGGCACTAATGACAGTAACGATTACAAATAGTGGGATCAGCCATAAAATTATTCTTCGCCGAGCGGAAGGTTTTGGCGATAGTTCGACAGGCCTGACTATTTTGGGGATCTCTTCTAAATATGAAAGGGTAGAAGTATCGCCAGGCTCACCCATTTGGCGGCCACATTTACGGCAAAATTTTTTCCCTGCTTGCATCAAGGTCCCGCAATAGGGGCAGGTAACTTCAACAGGCTCCATTGTAACAGTTTCCTCTGGAGCAGCGAAAGAATCTTCACCCAGATAAGTCTCATTATCCGAATAAGCCTCTAA
Coding sequences:
- the paaI gene encoding hydroxyphenylacetyl-CoA thioesterase PaaI; this translates as MSDEHVTLSEELKEWLLNDPFPRLLGVEIVELKPGYSRVRLKVTEQMTNIHGITHGGVIFTVADVAFGTASNSRGVPAVGINMNISYLKKSAPGDELVATAREENLTRHTGLYRITVENQRGELVAVASGLVYRRSRQKET
- a CDS encoding zinc ribbon domain-containing protein, encoding MILCPECKKEVDKSKARFCPHCGASLLSAGAKACPNCGALAGQGARFCGKCGFSLEAYSDNETYLGEDSFAAPEETVTMEPVEVTCPYCGTLMQAGKKFCRKCGRQMGEPGDTSTLSYLEEIPKIVRPVELSPKPSARRRIILWLIPLFVIVTVISAAAYAYLQGYVLDKQPPEVSISAPAWNKVLTLSSSGEPVQELIEIKARDNRVIKKIDLLINGVPTKATENSNTLIYQWETSKEGKYTFCAVARDRCGNTGKSLPIMIEVKSETELPEIGLNDDLDKKKQEISDIVYNWVNTIREKNLIRHMDFYADVLELYYTSPNLSKVDVYKDKEETMAKFDVIDMSISDLQINIENNGIAYAVFNKKWDAKGRETFSGEVLQQLKLKNINGKWQIVGEEELKIYWVIRNGKKIV
- a CDS encoding tetratricopeptide repeat protein, producing the protein MNKLRKFPFMATLIIIIAALFTGCGQSGANAKISKQLELAVKYLSENKFEEAVLAYQEVIKIDRKNVLAYKGMSIAYSMQGKMDQAEQALQNGLKQVPDAKPLKLALAGLMIDLNKKDQAEAIYKEIISLDAKYLPAYQAYAKLLIIMNRQNEAVALLERAVLSNAEQYKSQALLAEMYLKSGYSQKALEAINKSLTIEPNQSVSYKLLVEIYSNRWTEFVALGDQFVQQGLYIPGQIIKIYGLYKMGKFDEIIEQYEKLANDVKASPKVRLIAAQAYLKVGNKEKGFNALKDLKIEDIKDAALLAEIASYYLEAGDKDTARRLAIQGISLDETVIENYVVLYRSYLEEDESQADIWLTKYLLNSILSLEDAKKEIGCYFV
- a CDS encoding helix-turn-helix domain-containing protein, which produces MTDDIKVAVGMRIKEIRLALGMSQEELAFKSGLHRTYISSIERGERNISIINIQKISRALGVRPKDLLP
- a CDS encoding HEAT repeat domain-containing protein yields the protein MVAFVYCYKNADDEWVASDIVNLYTIGDLRGAINKSVLGKPKSADEGAERDRTWPSSIPSFDAKVIDAGQHMVRCMKANGRRYTYKIRKNYYVHVKTGDLIKANASIIASVIPLKQEGYCPARDCRYNFLSDLSSDNRETVYCAVKALGFLIEDSKESIPLLIDIAHSYPDELIRLEAAGSLARLNCSSGWKILQELINQHNNLSLQMEAVLLLGELNDPRAKRLLFSIADNKGCSGELRAAAIWGLAYQYRDIIDRLITYIDDEVLDVALHAIIACSRLTNNDNLEVILNAIGTNIRRSAAIITILMLHGVSYISQIIEFVFKKANSEQRKWLIYLMGLLGPDPCFSLLEKYGKEGREIINSLTMFWDLHYNNWTIKPDISEKIRFLLKQN
- a CDS encoding winged helix-turn-helix domain-containing protein encodes the protein MYILVSLGKISIKNEERREYGNMWYPRQGQIIKALLVELYKAGGVAKPKEIYGKVATHFPELSEAALYYKVYGSTYKWQNRVRCAKQDLVQKGAIDNSIKGVWILTSEGQKKALELLHMRKAT
- a CDS encoding zinc-ribbon domain-containing protein, yielding MFYCPECGTKIESGTKFCGNCGKPLNLSQVSKSQRQKLTESHVKIIVASVLVLIIGIALYLSLGKGGFLLTSSPETVAKAFVEGVIKGDKSVTRLCAGDDVAQAWNSGVMVLGLSMTKDRNFNYKVIRRTNKEAMVEVSGASGHLCTIELININGKWLVAYVY
- a CDS encoding IS1634 family transposase codes for the protein MFVRTKTFANKDGTKRTYLQIVEGVRENGKVRQRVVANLGRIEDAQSGSLDRLIESLAKFSKKRWVQAEAARLMVLEAKEWGTELIFRHLWEKLGLAAIIKNLLDKTEITSPLDEAIYAMVLNRISDPLSKRAVNEWVNEIYRPAFKELELHHFYRALDFLILHKETIELELFEQTKNLFNLELDLVFWDTTSTYFTGNGPEGLAEYGYSKDHRSDRVQIIVGVLMTREGIPVAHQVFPGNTADIETFKKAIHDTRTRFLLRRVIFVADRGMVSPTLLDELDKEHIEYIVGVKMRRMQAVAEVLKTGGRYKEVAENLKVKEVWHDANRYIICYNPMEAEHDRKAREEIVKKLEKQLNEKGLKSMLSNSGYSRFLKISGANVAVDQKALEEDARYDGKYVLRTNSQLDTAEAALAYKELWRVERAFRELKSTLDLRPIYHWKDRRVRAHVMVCFLALVLESAFYRYLKLAGSQVEYLYLMRDLKNLKAVELTLEGIRYLCRTELPGNAFQAFKALGIGVPNHVIIIN
- a CDS encoding DNA-methyltransferase; the encoded protein is MNHLPAYTTDFGEMYCGDAMELFDILDDGSVNLAITSPPFALLRKKDYGNKDQDEYVDWLAEFALKLKPKLANDGSFVLDLGGAYKKGLPVRSLYNYKVMIKLCEEIGYYLAEEFFWFNPSKLPSPIEWVNKRKIRVKDAVNTVWWFSKTEYPKANVTNVLVPYSERMKKLLKDQNKYYSPKERPSGHDISLAFGIDNGGAIPSNLLQIPNTESNSKYLRCCKLLNIKGHPARFPKGLPEFFIKFLTEPGDLVLDFFAGSNTTGQAAEELGRRWISFEIEPHYVATSSFRFLPDIEKAAEIYTSLLNGTRNLNLSVTTQWMSLFSKRM